Proteins found in one Gordonia sp. PDNC005 genomic segment:
- a CDS encoding WXG100 family type VII secretion target — MTTDGSYGYDPAAAQAAEDRVETAATSLQGSVDELKTQLQTLSGSWDGDEHEQYSGVHQKVSDGFESITQTLSQIKAALGDNTQAVAAMRQGVQQSITGGKA; from the coding sequence ATGACCACTGACGGATCGTACGGATACGACCCGGCCGCTGCGCAGGCGGCCGAAGACCGGGTGGAGACTGCGGCGACGAGCCTGCAGGGCTCGGTTGACGAGCTGAAGACACAACTGCAGACGCTGTCGGGTTCGTGGGACGGCGACGAGCACGAGCAGTATTCGGGTGTTCATCAGAAGGTGAGTGATGGATTCGAGTCGATCACTCAGACGTTGAGCCAGATCAAAGCGGCGCTTGGGGACAACACGCAGGCTGTCGCGGCTATGCGACAGGGTGTTCAGCAGTCGATTACTGGCGGCAAGGCCTGA